One genomic segment of Candidatus Polarisedimenticolia bacterium includes these proteins:
- a CDS encoding peroxiredoxin, with protein sequence MGLLFAALGYAAGSVFSGKGPEAGDPAPSFTLPGSDGKTYSLADYQGKKAVVVAWFPKAFTGGUTSECASLRASGGKIREFDVAYFAASTDDPETNRRFAESLRLDYPILSDPEKSTARAYGALRGSVAARWTFYIGADGKVLYVDREVKAAQAGDDVARRLAELGIARAR encoded by the coding sequence ATGGGCCTGCTGTTCGCCGCGCTCGGATACGCGGCCGGCTCCGTGTTCAGCGGCAAAGGGCCGGAGGCAGGCGACCCCGCGCCTTCCTTTACCCTTCCCGGTTCCGATGGAAAGACCTATTCGCTTGCGGATTATCAAGGGAAGAAGGCCGTGGTGGTCGCCTGGTTTCCGAAAGCGTTCACCGGCGGCTGAACTTCCGAATGCGCGTCGCTCCGTGCGAGCGGCGGCAAGATCCGAGAGTTCGACGTCGCCTATTTCGCCGCGAGCACCGACGATCCCGAGACCAATCGGAGGTTCGCGGAATCGCTTCGTCTCGATTATCCCATCCTGAGCGACCCCGAGAAGAGCACGGCGCGCGCCTATGGCGCGCTGCGCGGAAGCGTCGCCGCGCGCTGGACCTTTTACATCGGCGCGGACGGCAAAGTCCTCTACGTCGACCGCGAAGTGAAGGCGGCACAGGCGGGGGACGACGTGGCGCGGCGGCTGGCGGAGCTGGGGATCGCCCGGGCGCGCTGA
- a CDS encoding glycosyltransferase family 39 protein encodes MARASRSVSWIGLLALAALCAGLFGYRLGGTGFWTDESIYAQTAREMAGTGDWITPRLCGSPYLIKPPLYHWLAAVFFHFLGENELAGRLPQVIAGLAAVLAVASIAGRAFGRGAGLLAGAALATSPGFAVGARVAGMDALLTSGITLCLVFFFRGYREPARRAAWFLASGFGAGIAALAKGPSGAAIPALVILVFLIRQREIKLAGSNAALRGAAICLVTAAFWYVPVWIQNGSRFARVFWLKNNLARLGEPVSDHGGPVTYYLPVFLIAFLPWSFPFAITAARALTRLVRRAPEAAPDPLAELAWSWFLAPFVFYSLIATKLPGYLLPVFPAAAILVAREWDRWRAERRDRWGKSFAVAAALGAASLPGVALAVPFLLQHRYGIPPGRIWLYPALSFVFAVAAVFSALLPRGRLRAAWWVAAAGAFVLGFVRFAIVPAAPYESMREMTRRLLTLRDAGYPVALVGEHLKGTLFYTDCSVPHPREINDLPRPQARGGPVFCLVKERFRPDLEGWASRGRFTLRTVVSRGPLSLVEISRASPSAPPDS; translated from the coding sequence TTGGCGCGCGCCTCACGGAGCGTTTCCTGGATCGGACTGCTGGCGCTGGCGGCATTGTGCGCGGGGCTGTTCGGCTACCGTCTCGGCGGGACCGGCTTCTGGACCGACGAGTCGATCTACGCCCAGACGGCGCGCGAGATGGCCGGCACCGGGGATTGGATCACGCCGCGCCTGTGCGGCAGCCCCTATCTGATCAAGCCCCCTCTCTATCACTGGCTCGCGGCGGTGTTCTTTCATTTCCTGGGAGAGAACGAGCTGGCGGGACGGCTGCCGCAGGTGATCGCCGGGCTCGCGGCGGTCCTGGCGGTCGCGTCGATCGCCGGGCGGGCCTTCGGAAGAGGCGCGGGGCTCCTGGCAGGCGCCGCCCTGGCCACCTCGCCCGGATTCGCGGTGGGCGCGCGGGTGGCGGGGATGGACGCTCTGCTCACTTCCGGCATCACCCTCTGCCTCGTCTTCTTCTTTCGCGGCTACCGGGAGCCGGCCCGGCGCGCCGCCTGGTTCCTGGCTTCCGGCTTCGGCGCGGGGATCGCGGCGCTGGCGAAAGGACCGTCGGGGGCGGCGATTCCGGCGCTGGTGATCCTGGTCTTCCTGATCAGGCAAAGGGAGATCAAGCTGGCGGGCTCGAATGCGGCGCTGCGCGGCGCCGCCATCTGCCTGGTGACCGCCGCCTTCTGGTACGTTCCGGTCTGGATTCAGAATGGCAGCCGGTTCGCGCGCGTCTTCTGGCTTAAGAACAACCTGGCGCGGCTGGGCGAGCCGGTGTCCGATCATGGCGGCCCTGTCACCTACTACCTGCCGGTCTTCCTCATCGCCTTCCTGCCGTGGAGCTTTCCGTTCGCGATCACCGCGGCGCGAGCCCTGACGCGGCTGGTCCGCCGGGCGCCCGAGGCGGCGCCCGATCCCCTGGCGGAGCTGGCGTGGTCGTGGTTCCTGGCCCCTTTCGTCTTCTACTCCCTGATCGCGACGAAGCTGCCCGGCTATCTGCTGCCCGTCTTCCCCGCCGCCGCGATCCTGGTGGCGCGCGAGTGGGATCGGTGGCGCGCGGAGCGCCGGGATCGATGGGGAAAGTCGTTCGCGGTCGCCGCCGCGCTGGGGGCGGCGTCGCTTCCGGGGGTCGCGCTGGCGGTGCCGTTCCTCCTACAGCATCGGTACGGCATTCCGCCGGGCCGGATCTGGCTCTATCCGGCGCTGAGCTTCGTCTTCGCGGTCGCGGCCGTCTTCTCGGCCCTCCTGCCGCGGGGCCGGCTGAGGGCCGCCTGGTGGGTGGCCGCCGCTGGCGCCTTCGTCCTGGGCTTCGTGCGCTTCGCCATCGTGCCCGCGGCGCCTTACGAGTCGATGCGGGAGATGACACGGCGCCTGTTGACGCTGCGCGACGCCGGCTACCCGGTGGCGCTGGTGGGAGAGCACCTCAAGGGAACGCTTTTCTACACCGACTGCTCGGTTCCCCATCCAAGGGAGATCAATGACCTGCCGCGGCCTCAGGCGCGAGGCGGGCCGGTCTTTTGCCTGGTGAAGGAGCGCTTCCGGCCCGATCTCGAGGGCTGGGCCTCCCGCGGCCGCTTCACGCTGCGCACCGTCGTGAGCCGCGGGCCGCTCTCGCTCGTGGAGATCTCCCGGGCATCCCCATCCGCCCCGCCGGATTCGTAG